In Leishmania major strain Friedlin complete genome, chromosome 34, the following proteins share a genomic window:
- a CDS encoding putative ubiquitin hydrolase, with amino-acid sequence MRSGYVGIYNQGSTCYLNSVIQALYHLPAFRTQIYNLPNVEKDSVALALRDVFAQLEVRNRNTTTTELTKAFGWSAQEAAVQHDVHELMQQLFDSLETTLKETSKKNMIRDMFGGLMIYRSRAIDGAEYLSDRLEDFYDVELVVQNKANIEESLREFSSGERIEGVCVEVVPGADATPHTIERSQHFLDCPKVLLVHPNRVAFDMETYELVTLRNVWSFDFDLSLASYVVDDASLRLDKESQEKWKRLSHRTHLGANYRLRSILTHAGDATIGHYYVYVNFDGEWVRFNDEVVESATEEDVRKSAFGGQSIQSRYRLFDNERASLLIYVNDDVKDELLNETPPPSAIVEVGRCIEEERTRKEETHKVSYYLCDKSVVDVLDGVNGASDKLQRHMSVRLSPGQDEMAAIVTAAAKELHVAPEQIRIFCRDRHGLSPWCAVESMCNSYDSYYYPPIFIDIAPPLAEEDAASATTAAAAAEPFLAFLRNIESPHDRDVPVAIVRSIPELQARVPCDAVVYESRGGPQYLNAITATNQLVCGANLLYTHQRSSNDAVRGYLQHRQLVCTKVYLYDDYTAELTELFEIHIVESTPYTTLQVGLYKMMTESKRGLPIPPSHNHLAFFKGNDRCNYAFAMPMATSLTIQWNTYNHTLRDVWGSAQHEHKIVMTILPMPLEKIDLTVLVTFNGGYNNLPHVYVPLEGGSVTFRELLELMVQQLGSRLRAGAAAGYEQQLAGQARLLRLLRVRRGELIEVVEDLDTPIDLETREDIVLDKLCPALPGYELVNVLFCRRRSGEYYFGLPTNICINSSLDEQGDVLLRRIVKKLGYPDQEEAMKKWILCVMNVKSRKTRTASKKEVLADLVKEVGGAPFVFVVDRPQCLLLDGIEEEEHRPESIVIKSASKTDLSTT; translated from the coding sequence ATGCGCTCGGGGTACGTTGGCATCTACAATCAAGGTAGCACGTGCTACCTGAACTCGGTCATACAGGCATTGTACCACCTACCCGCCTTCCGCACGCAAATTTATAACCTCCCGAATGTGGAAAAAGACTCCGTCGCACTCGCTCTACGCGACGTGTTtgcgcagctggaggtgcGCAACCGCAACACCACCACAACGGAGCTGACCAAGGCTTTTGGCTGGtcggcgcaggaggcggcggtgcagcatgACGTTCATGAGTtgatgcagcagctcttTGACAGCCTCGAAACGACGCTGAAGGAGACGTCGAAGAAGAACATGATCCGCGACATGTTTGGCGGCTTGATGATCTACCGGTCTCGTGCCATAGACGGCGCCGAATACCTCTCTGACCGCCTCGAGGACTTCTACGACGTGGAGCTGGTAGTGCAGAACAAAGCAAACATCGAGGAGTCGCTGCGGGAGTTCTCATCCGGAGAGCGGATCGAGGGTGTCtgtgtggaggtggtgccTGGCGCGGACGCGACGCCACACACGATCGAGCGCAGCCAGCACTTTCTCGACTGCCCCAAGGTGCTCTTGGTGCACCCGAACCGCGTGGCGTTTGACATGGAAACATACGAGCTGGTGACGCTGCGCAACGTGTGGAGCTTCGATTTCGACTTGTCACTGGCGAGCTACGTTGTCGATGACGCCTCGCTGAGGCTCGACAAGGAGAGTCAGGAAAAATGGAAGAGGCTTAGTCACCGCACCCACCTCGGCGCGAACTACAGACTGCGCTCCATCCTCACGCACGCCGGCGATGCCACCATCGGGCACTACTATGTGTACGTCAACTTCGATGGGGAGTGGGTGCGCTTCAACGACGAGGTGGTCGAGTCGGCAACGGAGGAGGATGTGCGCAAGTCCGCGTTTGGTGGACAGTCGATTCAGTCGCGCTACCGCCTCTTCGACAACGagcgcgcgtcgctgctgatcTACGTGAACGATGATGTCAAGGATGAGCTGCTGAACgagacgccgccaccgagcGCGATCGTCGAGGTGGGCCGCTGCATTGAGGAGGAGCGCACTAGGAAGGAGGAGACGCACAAGGTGAGCTACTACCTATGCGACAAGTCTGTAGTGGACGTGCTCGACGGCGTGAACGGCGCCTCCGACAAGCTGCAGCGTCACATGTCCGTGCGCCTGTCTCCCGGTCAAGATGAGATGGCCGCCATCGtcactgccgcagcgaaGGAGCTGCACGTAGCGCCAGAGCAGATTCGCATCTTCTGCCGCGACCGTCACGGCCTCTCCCCATGGTGCGCCGTTGAGTCGATGTGCAACTCGTACGACTCATACTATTACCCACCCATTTTTATTGATatcgcgccgccgctcgcggAGGAAGATGCGGCGTCCGCCAcaactgccgctgccgccgccgagccgTTCCTCGCGTTCCTCCGTAATATCGAATCGCCGCACGACCGCGACGTCCCTGTCGCGATCGTCCGCTCGATCCccgagctgcaggcgcgaGTGCCGTGCGATGCGGTTGTGTACGaaagccgcggcggcccgcAGTACTTGAACGCCATCACCGCGACGAACCAACTTGTGTGTGGCGCAAACTTACTTTATACGCACCAGCGCTCCTCCAACGACGCGGTGCGAGGGTAccttcagcaccgccagctcgTCTGCACTAAGGTCTACCTGTACGACGACTACACCGCCGAGCTGACGGAGCTCTTTGAAATACATATTGTTGAATCCACACCCTACACCACGCTGCAGGTCGGGCTGTACAAGATGATGACAGAGTCGAAGAGGGGTCTGCCAATCCCTCCTTCCCACAACCACCTCGCGTTCTTCAAGGGGAATGACCGATGCAACTACGCCTTCGCGATGCCCATGGCGACGTCGCTCACAATTCAGTGGAACACGTACAACCACACCCTGCGAGACGTGTGGGGTAGCGCGCAGCACGAGCACAAAATTGTCATGACAATTCTTCCAATGCCGCTCGAAAAGATCGACTTGACGGTGCTGGTGACGTTCAACGGCGGATACAATAACTTGCCGCACGTCTACGTCCCActggagggcggcagcgttaCGTTTCGCGAACTTCTTGAACTgatggtgcagcagctgggcAGTCGTCTCCgtgcaggcgccgccgcggggtacgagcagcagcttgccgggcaggcacggctgctgcggctgctgcgggtgcgaAGAGGTGAGCTGATTGAAGTGGTGGAGGACCTGGACACTCCGATTGACCTCGAGACACGCGAGGACATTGTTCTGGACAAGCTGTGCCCGGCACTGCCCGGGTACGAGCTCGTCAACGTGCtcttctgccgccgccgctcaggAGAGTACTACTTTGGTCTACCGACGAACATCTGCATCAACTCGTCTCTCGATGAGCAGGGCGATGTGCTCCTTCGCCGCATTGTAAAGAAGCTGGGGTACCCTGATCAGGAGGAGGCAATGAAAAAGTGGATACTTTGTGTAATGAACGTCAAGTCGCGCAAGACGCGCACTGCCAGCaagaaggaggtgctggcaGATCTCGTCAAGGAGGTTGGCGGCGCACCGTTTGTGTTCGTTGTCGACCGTCCCCAGTGCTTGCTGCTCGACGGTattgaggaggaggagcaccggCCAGAATCCATCGTTATCAAGTCGGCCTCTAAGACAGACCTCTCCACGACTTAG